One Castanea sativa cultivar Marrone di Chiusa Pesio chromosome 4, ASM4071231v1 DNA window includes the following coding sequences:
- the LOC142631344 gene encoding ribosome-recycling factor, chloroplastic-like, with amino-acid sequence MFRVPTCCLSNNTRSHHSSTRNSFSGLKPDRFLLLWVEYYGSPVSLKSIAYFSTPDASSLLVQPYDRSSLRAIEKAIVGSDLGMTPNNDGEVIRLTLPQLTSERRKVALRNIRRDALKACEKLEKEKKLSEDIMKDLSSDLQLT; translated from the exons atGTTTCGAGTGCCCACATGTTGTTTGTCAAACAACACTAGAAGCCATCATTCCTCTACAAGAAATAGTTTTTCAGGTTTAAAACCGGACAGGTTTTTATTGCTATGG GTGGAATATTATGGAAGTCCAGTTAGCTTGAAGAGCATAGCTTATTTCAGTACTCCTGATGCAAGTTCTCTCTTGGTTCAGCCGTATGACAGATCCAG CTTAAGGGCTATAGAGAAGGCCATAGTGGGCTCTGATCTTGGTATGACTCCAAACAACGATGGAGAAGTGATAAGATTGACTCTCCCTCAACTTACATCAGAAAGGAGGAAG GTGGCATTGAGGAACATAAGAAGAGATGCTTTAAAAGCCTGCGAAAAACTTGAGAAG GAGAAAAAGCTCTCTGAAGACATTATGAAGGACTTGTCAAGTGATTTGCAGTTAACTTGA